In Fulvia fulva chromosome 8, complete sequence, the DNA window ACATTGCACCCATCAACCGTCTCAATTTCACTGGACTTTGTATTCAGAATGGTCCTCTAGCTCTTCAGCAGGGAACTTACTCTTCTGTCTTCGGTGCTGGACTTACCGTCGCGACTAGTTGGCATAGGGACGGTGCGTACACGAGAGGCCACCAGCTTGCTGAGGAGTTTCGAGGGAAGGGCAGTCAGGTCATTCTTGGGCCTGTTGCGGGGCCGTTGGGGAGGCATGCGAATGGGGGGAGGAATTGGGAGAGGTTTGTGGGTAACCTAGATGATTGCTTGGGTAGTGGAGCGCTGATGGGATGTCGCAGAGCCCGGATCCGTATCTCACGGGAGAGCTTTTCTCGGAGACGATTGTGGGGATGCAGGATGGGGGTGTGCAGGCTTGTGCTAAACGTAAATTGCAAATAAAGCTATGTCTGAGAGAAAAGATGGCGAAGATGTGAAGCTAACGAGGGTATCAGACTATATCGGCAACGAACAAGAGACTCAACGCCAGCCCAGCACGGTCAATGGCACCACGGTCGAGAGCGTCTCAGCAAATATCGATGATCGCACTATGCATGAACTATACCTCTGGCCTTTTGCGCAGGCCGTGAAGGCTGGTGTTGCGAGTGTCATGTGCAGTTACAACCGTCTCAACCAGACCTATGCATGCCAGAACAGCAAAGCTCAGAACGACATCCTCAAGGGCGAGCTTGGGTTTCAGGGATATGTCATGAGTGACTGGGATGCTACGCATAGTGGTGCTTTGGCGGTCAATGCTGGTGAGGACAAGTTCCGTCCTTCATGTGCGACCTGGATGCTGACGTAGGATAGGCGAGGACATGGAAATGCCGGGCACCGCCTCATCCGGAGATGCCTTCTTCCACCAGAATCTCACCAACTCTGTCAACAATGGCTCCGTGTCCACCGACCGTATCGACGACATGGCGAAGCGGATCCTAACACCATACTTCCACCTCAAGCAAGACCAGGATTTCCCAGGTACGGATCCGGCCTCCGTTGCCACCAATGCCATTCTCTTCAGCAATCCCGGCTCATACGAATACAACTACACCTTCGGCGATGAAGCCAATATCGACGTTCGCGCCGATCACGGAGAGTCTATTCGCGAGGCAGGTGCAGCTGGGACAGTGCTGCTGAAGAATGTCAACAGCACTCTGCCTCTGAAGAATCCACGCCATATTGGAGTCTTCGGTAATGATGCTGGAGACTTTACGAATGGTATGTCGTATTTTACCTTCAACGGTATTGGCAACTACGAATATGGCACCCTGGCCACCGGCGGAGGATCCGGATCTGGTCTCTTCACCTATGTCGTCTCACCGCTTGAAGCGATCAAGCAGCGCGTAGGTCGCAAGGATAAGGGCCTCGTGCAGTACGTCCTCAACAACACTGCTATCATCCAAGACACATCATCTTGCAACGCATCATCATCATGCACACCGGATGCTATAAATGCGAACGGCAGCCCTTACATCGTCACCCTGCAACCACAACCCCCAGAGGTCTGCCTCGTCTTCGTCAAAAGCTGGGCGACAGAGTCCGAAGACCGCACATCCCTCGACTTCGACTGGCAAGGTGACCAAGTCGTGGAAACAATCGCATCATGGTGCCCGAATACCATTGTCGTCACGCACTCTGGTGGTGTCAACGTCATGCCCTGGGCAGACCACCCTAACATCACCGCTATTCTCGCGGCTCACCTCCCTGGCGAAGAATCTGGGAACAGTATCGTTGATGTCCTGTGGGGTGAATCTGAACCCTCTGGAAGACTTCCTTACACCATCGCCAAGAAAGCGTCTGACTACGACTTCGCACCTATCACGAATTCCACTGCACTCTTCCAGACGACGAACCCTTACGCGTGGCAGGCAGACTTCACCGAAGGTACGCTAACTGACTACCGTCATTTCGACTACTACAACACTTCAGTACAGTACCCCTTCGGCTACGGCCTCTCCTACACAACTTTCTCCCTCGCATCGGAGTTGACCATAACCCCAACCTCAAACGTCACCATCACCGCAACCCCGCCTGAAGCACCTACAGCGCCAGGTGGGAACCCTCACCTATGGGAAACACTCTATACCATCAAAGCCACCATCACCAACACCGGAACACGAGCCGGTGCGGCGGTTCCGCAGCTTTACCTCAGCCTCCCAGGGCCACGTGGAGGCGGTATTGAGCCGAAGAATGTACTGAGAGGGTTTGAGAAGGTCAGGCTAGAGGTCGGAGAGAGTAAAGTTGTGGAGTTTGCGTTGAAGAGAAGGGATGTTAGCTATTGGGATGTGGTGACGCAACAGTGGACGGTTGCGGATGGTGAGGTTGTGGCGAGGGTGGGGTGGAGTAGTAGGGAGTTTGAAGTGGAGGGACGGTTCAGGCTGTTAGAGTGAGCGGGATTAGATGGGATAGGGGA includes these proteins:
- a CDS encoding putative beta-glucosidase G, translating into MLPRPRPCRLSTLNMVAKALTYLGLLAQVASAATWKNHADFLHSPGPEEIPSPLATGAGWEDAFVKATDFISRLTLEEKVALVSGTEGPCVGNIAPINRLNFTGLCIQNGPLALQQGTYSSVFGAGLTVATSWHRDGAYTRGHQLAEEFRGKGSQVILGPVAGPLGRHANGGRNWERFSPDPYLTGELFSETIVGMQDGGVQACAKHYIGNEQETQRQPSTVNGTTVESVSANIDDRTMHELYLWPFAQAVKAGVASVMCSYNRLNQTYACQNSKAQNDILKGELGFQGYVMSDWDATHSGALAVNAGEDMEMPGTASSGDAFFHQNLTNSVNNGSVSTDRIDDMAKRILTPYFHLKQDQDFPGTDPASVATNAILFSNPGSYEYNYTFGDEANIDVRADHGESIREAGAAGTVLLKNVNSTLPLKNPRHIGVFGNDAGDFTNGMSYFTFNGIGNYEYGTLATGGGSGSGLFTYVVSPLEAIKQRVGRKDKGLVQYVLNNTAIIQDTSSCNASSSCTPDAINANGSPYIVTLQPQPPEVCLVFVKSWATESEDRTSLDFDWQGDQVVETIASWCPNTIVVTHSGGVNVMPWADHPNITAILAAHLPGEESGNSIVDVLWGESEPSGRLPYTIAKKASDYDFAPITNSTALFQTTNPYAWQADFTEGTLTDYRHFDYYNTSVQYPFGYGLSYTTFSLASELTITPTSNVTITATPPEAPTAPGGNPHLWETLYTIKATITNTGTRAGAAVPQLYLSLPGPRGGGIEPKNVLRGFEKVRLEVGESKVVEFALKRRDVSYWDVVTQQWTVADGEVVARVGWSSREFEVEGRFRLLE